In Nitrospira sp., the sequence TGATCCTACCAAGCTCGTGCAGGAATACGCATCTGATCACGGTATCGATTATGCGGAGGTGCGAGTCAAAGTAGAACACAGAATTCGGCAGTACGAAGCACAAGACGATCCGCGCTGGCAATGCTTAGCGGCTGTCTATCGAAATGACCGCGGTAAAGCAATGGAACTTTGCCAGGAGGACAAGGCAAGGGAAAAAGGGAATACAGAGCTAAGAGAGCAGAGGGAGAAGGTCAAAGAATTATCCAAGGCAACTCTGAGAGGCCAACGAAGTGACGATCGAGTTCCCGAAAGCTCTCGGTCTACCACTATCTCACCGACTTTTCATGTGAGTCAGCCACGGTCGTTCTCAACCGGCATCAAACTCTCTTTGCTCGTCGAACAGTCCCGGGGGGATACCAGGATTGTGCTGACCCAACGGACTCAGACGCTATCTGAGCTGGAACAAGCGAAACGCAAGCTCGTGCAGCTGATCGAAGAAGTCGTGGGCGATTTCCGGCTGGCGGGCGATACGTACTACGTCAACTACGAATTTACCAAGGCATTAAGAGCATATCAGGAAGGGTTGCAGTATGTAGAAAAGGACGAGCTCCCCACGCTGTGGGCCGATATGCAGATACTGATTGGAAATGCAAACAACGAAATCGCCATTCGTTCCGAAGGTGCTCCAATTCATCACTATCGAAGGGCTGCCCTCGCGGCGTACCAGGAATCGCTGACTATATATACGAGGCACGAGTTTCCACAAGCATGGGCCGGCGTGCAAAACAATCTGGGGAACACGCTCAGCGAGCAGGGCATCCGCACCGGCGGCGAGGAAGGGCGCCAGTTGCTCGCCCAGGCCGTCGCCGCCTATCGCGCGGCCCTCGAGATTCGCACCAGGAAATACTTACCGGAAGGCTGGGCGCAAACTCATAACAATTTGGCAAAAGCCGCGCTGTTGCTTGAAGACTGGCCAACCGCCGCCGAGTCCTATCGCAATGTGCTCATGCTTTACCCTGATTATGAAGAGGCCTATCAGTCAGCCCACTTCGTCTATCACGAGAGGCTTTTTGACTACACATCGGCTTTTGAGGTCACGGAGCAGTGGCTGAAACGTCATCCGAATGACTTGTCTGGTCAGGCCAATTTTGCGGAAGCGCACCTGACGACGGGACACTATGGAGAAGCAGAACGTCGGCTTGCGGAGCTGCTGAAGAAGCCTGACCTCGATCCCAATGTTTCGGTTGGGCTTCGCATCGTGGATATTGTCACGGCCCTCGCCCTGAAGAAGGCCAACACCGTTCCCCAGAAACTCCAAGACCTGCACGCGTTGGTTTCAACGCAACCCGAGAGTTTTCATGCCGATTGGAGTTTTGATGGAACGACACACTTTGTCCAGACCGAACAGGCCTTTGCTCGATACCGCACTTGGCTCATGGACCTGTTCGCGATTGTACAATCCAAGGATCGCGCCGCGCTCTTGGCCGCCCTGGATCGCGTGCAAGCCAGCTTTAAACCTTGAAGCCGTAGTGGAATCGCACACACCTTCCGTGCGGTTCAGTAGGTTTTCTGAAAATCCGGCTTGCTGAGGATGCGTGCGATATCGATGCGGATCCCGGACCGCTTGAACACGACTCGATAATCACCGGCCCTCAATCGGTAGAGCACTTCCTTAAAGCCTTGCAACTTCTTGATGCGTTTTCCGTCGGGGATGGGATTACCGGCAAGACGGGCGCAGTCGGTGAGAATCTGATTCACGATCTTGTCAGGGAAACTGTCGAGGTCTCGTTGGGCCTGTTCGGAAAGAAAGACCTGGAAGGTCACGCGCGCCGGACCTTTTTCCTAATCCGCTTCACCTTGTAGTCGGACAACGCCATCGTTCGGCCCGCACGGATATCTCTGAGGCCTTCTTCGATCTTCTTGCGAAGCTTTGGACTATAGGCCAGCAAGGCATCCTCGATGTCGTCTTCGGTCACAGGAACCAGCATCGCAGTCGGCCGCCCGTGCGTGGTCACGAGGACCGTATTGCCTCGCTCGACGGTTCTGAGCATTTCGGAAGTCTTGGTCTTGAGTTCCCGCACGTTGGTAAATTTCACGAGTTCCTCTTCTGTGGTTACAAGTGTGACCACATGGTAAAGTCTCACCCTAACGAAGTCAAGGACGTGTGGGCTATGGAGAAGGCAGATACTGGATTGTAAAGAATATGTCCCAGGAGACCTCATCTCGGACGCCCTCGTACAAGGAGGCGAGAGTTGTTCTATTTCAAGCCGTCATGGTCCGGTTTGTGATGCCACTACCATCCCGACGGCCCGACCATAGGTCGCCGACGATCCAGCTTTTGCATATAATGCTTCGCGATCCGCTTTCTCCATATCTATCGGAGCTGTGATGCCTGAAACCCTGTCGGTCCAGTGTTGCATTGCCGGAGGAGGGCCGGCCGGGATGATGCTGGGGCTCCTGCTGGCCCGGGCCGGCGTCTCGGTGGTTGTCCTGGAAAAGCACGCGGATTTTCTCAGGGATTTTCGCGGCGACACCTTGCACCCCTCAACGTTGGAAATCATGCACGAGTTGGGCCTACTCGAACGATTCCTGCGATTGCCTCACCAAAAGGTGATGCGGATCAACGCGCGGTTCGGAGATCTGGAATTCACGGTGGCGGATTTCTCTCATCTGCCGACCCAATGCCGTTACGTGGCCTTCATGCCACAGTGGGACTTTCTCAACTTTCTCGTGGAGGTGGGGAGCGGGTATCCAAGTATTCACGTCCGAATGAGTGCGGAAGTGACGGATGTGATCGAGACCGGAGGTTCAGTCGTAGGGCTTCGCGCTGAAACGCCGAAGGGGCCGCTGAACGTTCGGGCCTCGCTCGTTGTGGGGGCCGACGGCCGATACTCTGTTGTCCGCAAGAGAGCGGGGCTTTCTGTAGAAGAATTCGGTGCTCCGATGGATGTGCTCTGGTTCCGACTGTCACGCAATCCCGAGGACCCGGTCGATCCGATGGGCCGTTTCGATGCCGGCCGGATCTTCATCATGTTGAACCGAGGTGACTACTGGCAGTGCGGCTTCGTCATTGCCAAGGGAACACTGGGCGAAATTCGAGCGCAAGGCCTCCCGCTGTTCCGCGACAGTGTGGCGAAGTTGGCCCCGTTTGCCGCAGACCGCGTACACGAGCTACAAGACTGGGAACCGATCAAACTGCTGACCGTACAAGTCGATCGGTTGCGGCAGTGGTATAAGCCTGGGCTGCTCTGTATCGGAGATGCGGCTCACGCCATGTCGCCGGTCGGGGGAGTCGGAATCAACCTGGCGATTCAGGATGCGGTGGCGGCGGCTAATCTGCTGGACCAACCGTTGCGTGAAGGGCGAATGACCGAGGCGGATTTGGCCAAGGTGCAGGCCCGCCGTGTGTGGCCTACTCAGCTGACTCAACAGGCCCAACTCATCATCCAGAATCGCGTCATCAGACATGTGCTGGATAGCAAGGGTACGCTGCCAGCTCCTTGGGCCGTCCGGCTCCTTGCGCGGTTTCCCTTCCTTCGGCGTGTCCCTGCTAGGCTGATTGGCCTTGGCGTCCGGCCTGAGCGTGTACGAACGCCGGTCGGCTATCCCTTAAGCTGATCCAAGCGCCCCATCACACCCCTACTGACTGATGCATGAAGAACTGTTGGGAAATTCTCCGGCAACACGCTCTCAACTTTTTGAAGCGCGTGCGGCGCAGTCTCCACCATTTCTTCGATCACAGCCAGCACCACCGATTCCGCCAGGCCCGTCGCTTTCCCTGTCTGGACGAAATGTCGACCCCGGATCTCGCCGATCCGATAATGGCGATTCGTGCCGACCGACATGGAGAGCCTCATGTGTCTACGGTCGATCTGTCGCCCATCGAAGCTCGGCTGCGCGGTCAGGACATCATAGAGCGGCGTCAGGTGATAGCGGCCCCCTGGGCTGAGAAAGATGCTGAAATTCTTCGCGTGCCCGTCTGTTGCGCCAATCAGCCAGAAAAATATCTGTGCCTTCAAGACGGTGATCCGGTCTACTGCCGGCTGATCGCTCCCTTTCAACAAGTCCAGAATCCGGACCAGTCCAGGTCCTCCCTCGCTTTGATATTTTCTGGTTGGCGGAACGGACAATGCC encodes:
- a CDS encoding type II toxin-antitoxin system RelE/ParE family toxin is translated as MTFQVFLSEQAQRDLDSFPDKIVNQILTDCARLAGNPIPDGKRIKKLQGFKEVLYRLRAGDYRVVFKRSGIRIDIARILSKPDFQKTY
- a CDS encoding type II toxin-antitoxin system prevent-host-death family antitoxin — its product is MKFTNVRELKTKTSEMLRTVERGNTVLVTTHGRPTAMLVPVTEDDIEDALLAYSPKLRKKIEEGLRDIRAGRTMALSDYKVKRIRKKVRRA
- a CDS encoding FAD-dependent oxidoreductase; this translates as MPETLSVQCCIAGGGPAGMMLGLLLARAGVSVVVLEKHADFLRDFRGDTLHPSTLEIMHELGLLERFLRLPHQKVMRINARFGDLEFTVADFSHLPTQCRYVAFMPQWDFLNFLVEVGSGYPSIHVRMSAEVTDVIETGGSVVGLRAETPKGPLNVRASLVVGADGRYSVVRKRAGLSVEEFGAPMDVLWFRLSRNPEDPVDPMGRFDAGRIFIMLNRGDYWQCGFVIAKGTLGEIRAQGLPLFRDSVAKLAPFAADRVHELQDWEPIKLLTVQVDRLRQWYKPGLLCIGDAAHAMSPVGGVGINLAIQDAVAAANLLDQPLREGRMTEADLAKVQARRVWPTQLTQQAQLIIQNRVIRHVLDSKGTLPAPWAVRLLARFPFLRRVPARLIGLGVRPERVRTPVGYPLS